In Cryptomeria japonica chromosome 5, Sugi_1.0, whole genome shotgun sequence, the genomic window TGCTTAAAATCTGCTAGTAAACATGAAGCTTATGTTAGCAATTGGTTCACGAATTGAAGAAAATTGAGGCTGTGAATGGCTAagtgtttggagattttatttcatttcatacttagccacaaaaatGGATTTTCACATGTAAACTCTTCAATCCTAAGGATAATTATGATTGCAatccaacaccaagtgttataacttcAAAACTTTCCTTCTACTTAGTCAATAAAATGATTTTTCTTCGCTAAAACTTTGAATAGATCCACCAAAAATCACTTTCAATGACtgaaaaactcagaaaatgcaataaatctgcattttaaattcaacttcaccttcgaatgaatGAGAATAAGGCTAGGAGTTTTTAAGAAAACTCAAAAAAATTAACAACTCTGCCTTATACCAGCTGATTCCACTGCAAAATCTGCGGATTCTTTGACAAGAAGCTCACCCAACTGCAAGCAATATCACGATTTTTTTCCAAATGAACTTCAATCTACAAAAATACTTCTCAACGTTTTCCTCAGCTTGCTAATAGaattcgaacttcttggtgtaagaatgaagaaacaaggtaggcctgctaatgggcttttgagggttAATCTTCAGAAAAAGGGTGAACCAATTCAAGAGTGGGCTCTGCCTGATAAAGGGTAgactaagattaattttgatggcgcTTCGAGGGGCAATCTAGGGGTCTCTGGAGTTGGGGTAATTGCTCGAGACAATTGTGGCAACACGCTGGCCATAGGTgctaaaagattggtggatggatcgaaCAACGTTGCTGAGTGTCAAGCGGCGTTAGAAGCCATTCTCATGGCTATGAAATTGGGAGTGaagaaaatccatttggagggagaTTCTTAGATTGTGGTGAATGGGATAGCTAGAGGCCAAATGGAGGCATGGCACTTAGACAAGCATGTTCGAAGAATGCAACTTCTGTTGGgtggttttgaagactttaaagtgACTCACGTCCTCAAGGAAGCAAACTTGGAAGCTGACAAGCTTTCAAATGTGGGAGCAAATGGCTCCTTGGAAAATAATTTTAGATTGTTCGAGGACTTTAGAAATTTAAGtcctcatgattttgattttggccCAAGAGATCATTGCAGAGCTCGAGTTGAAGCAGATACCCGAAGTACTTTTCCTGATACATTCATTGTGCAATCTGTAATCTGAACTCAGCCAGCACTCCTTAAAGATGATCACAACAAGTAGCCAGTAACCATAAGTAATAAGTAACCAAATCACATAATGGTAACTCATCATGGAtcccttttataatattcatcttGCCTTGCCTGTAGAGGATGAATCCAGAACTTTATCATGTACACCTGCAAGACATGAATACAAACACAAGTATATATATGCACAtcatggactctttccatgatatccatcacgCATATACACCATTCATTGCCTGCTAAGAATGATGAAGAGCTTCCATTTCAATCTTCTCTCAGAGAAGATTGCAGcaccaactttatttgcacacgagtattctccttaatcttctcccagagaatgttagggttcccacagatactgagaggggggggtgaatcagtatcttaccggtaatgaaattttcttaaaactgaatatgcaaaatataaagtaatagtataccggtatgcaagaattaatgcaaataacagaatcgaaagcatccacatgaaaagaacaccataacacaagatgtttaacgaggaaacccggtgtgggaaaaacctcggtgggatttgtgacccacaatattcacttactggccaataagagaatattacttacaataggggcctgcacatgcacgaaggccaactgcctagagctcactgctcaataagaagtcacactgacttacaatgaggatttatactaatccaatattctgtactgctttacaatagcatcttcaatgccagattcagtaccggttcttgctctgttctttacatatacccttgacctacaattcgcacattaggtctgccttataatttatttattgctttctatccatatcctacaaatgcctacaatgatctcttttatatacaagagtcattttacaatttgccaagtcggcttacaatgataaacaaaatattacatatcaaaaatcctgtcggcctctgtgccggtatacatatttccttctgtgccggtgtacatcttctatgccggtgccggtgtagattgattttgttgatgccggagcactgttttgtttgagtaatgctttgccgatgccataggattgcaaggttgtctgagtaatgctttgccggtgccataggattgcaaggttgccatcaatgacaaaaccttcaatcacacacaatgtctcattggagtgtccatatgccaacaatctccccctttggcattgatggcaacactcatgagaaatttcaaaaagatatccaaaaatctgtagaccaaaaaaaaatgttaccaaaaatgtgagagctccccctgagcatgtgatccctgtgttttgaattttctcatctagtattccccctttggcatcaatgacaaaggttagtagataaCCTCAACCtcgtagttgggtagttattatctgaagaatatctcccaaaattaagtttatgccatccataaacttcttgctctcctttattgctatctcagttctgtatactataccggtgagatgctgcaagtgctctgccggtgttttgctaccctgtgttagtgcctctgagatttccttacgcagagatgctaaatagtccaatcttggacttagtttagatctcaaaaattttgccttgtttattattttctctttttctctttctaatttgagcaattcttcctcaaaatttgttatcttttcctcaaaaactgataatgtatcgggtgagttaacaaaattattagcaagtttattgatctcttcctgtaccttgctcatctttttgtctacatccgtggtcaaaaagtttatcttacaggtgtctttgtacagagttttgtactctttcaataaattgcacagttccggtagaagtgtgtcaaattccctgttacacttctttattccttccttaaagaatttttatttctctttttctacactttcctttatagtttctacctttgtttgctcaaaatttccagaaatatatttacaaagtgtatccaattggcctaaagaatctttgttggctatattacaattgggagctattgatttcaaaactggaattgaatcatctatcgctttataggcttgtgagctataatcagttattttcttgatagattcgagcaatacctctgttacatttgatggtgacccaataaactgagtgtcggtggaagtgaccatgctggtattgacctctggtaggtctgtttgtgtctccatctgtttaagcacagtttttcctgcatcatttcttaccggtggcatctgttctggagcctttagctctgttggttgctctgtttgtgttccagattccatctttttctctgaatctgctgccggttgctctttgtttcctattgttggttgctctttgttatcagatttatctgtggtatccttatctaccactatgttgattttttgagtatcaacattcacagtatataggacttcaggattaggattattatcctctgtgtccatgctcttagctgccggttgatcttctgcagttgttgtttttaccggtggagtatttaaaggaggtgggggtaagttgtctctaatcttgatacttggtggtccaccaactttacctttccctttgtccttttgatataacaaaatgggcttgggattcctatattcttcttgtttttctttttcaaccaagaatgtatcccaaccatcttctgtttcatttgaaacttcagtaactctacctgccattagtgatatttgccggtgtgcagtggaaaaaactgtccggttggcctgagctatcaaatcatcaatttccttaggtgagttgaccgggtatactgcaagtaatttttctattttaattttcttatccaactcaactattccttgccttctggcctcaagtcttttatataattcatcaggaatttcatttaggacttgcatcaaaaactttttatacatgtccatgtgtaatataacactttcctcaacttgtcctttctcatcatctgatagggtgtcatagattttccctatgtttttcaatttaccttcctgtgTGATCTCATTCGGTAATATGtaaaaaggggccaagtcagtgtttgtcttcttcttctttttgggggtcagctttttcttaggtgtggctttcttgactagagacctcacagcttgttgcttctatcttgtccttctaggtgaaggagtggataccggtgaggggtctcttttcctaacaactcttttgaaagttgctggcatatctccttctgaggaggtatctaccggtgatagatgagtttctggctgttgggctgccaactcttcttctgttatgccagttttctttaatacatcatcttttatggcttttgcttgcctagttcctttcctcacaaatgcctcaactttctttactctctttttagattgaatttgactttcgatggtctcaacactaccaaatacttcttcctttggttcattgggggcttccaaaagtgctttggcataagtttccactatgtggtcatctgtttcataccccatctctataacccagattgttcttgggatgactacttccatccagatctcatccttttttattacaaagcatatatcatccttgtatttgttgacaatttcttgtgatagtctaattcttttattcattctgacctttagtgcttgaaaatactcattgatattcttttctctgttttcacccatgttgtgaataagtcagacaattgttttcctaccggtatgtcgaatccaaaatccttatagcctataccgggagcttgtttggttatatgtaacattaagcatacaagcaaatttccaaatctaaaggttcctttcttatccttcttgatttttgccaaattgtcaattaactcatcttttaaccattcacagatatcaatttttacattatccttaaccatgtcataagcactttttatgcataaactggaaacagagttaagcctatttgcatgagttgctttgtaacctagaatcatgctaatgaatctcacatttgtatcggtcacatcattaaccctcaatgatcttttgtcggatgttgcaccagttaatttcattagtaggtcattggagaccttcttggttttgtcgggtttggtaccggtggaaggtaaccctgttactgctttcacagctacctttgtaattttatgcactgagtcaagccaaaagaatgagccatgtaccctgctaagaactatcctaaccacttccttgggaaatttaggaatgcagaggatttcagtgaatcctagggtttcaacaattttatgttcaggtttcacatttccggcattgtcacatataacagatttatacatgtttttgatttcttcatcacccaattcctctatgttgcaatgaatatacattctagggtcttctgcataaacaacaccctttggaatttgggaaaaagcacctgtgttgtcatctttcttagctacctcgagaactagctgaaacacaggcctaggtcgttttataacctcgactactgtagggtttgctatgaattcaggtgcagaggaggatgccatgatgataaatacctttttctgcctttggatggattgattgctgaagtgctttgcctctttgctcggaatgccttagctcggaaatcttcgcgctctctgaaagtttgaattcacggtgaaatgaaatggagccaaaaaccttattttataaagtcttttctgctacctaccacattaattgtttgtcggcaatgtattaactcaactttatttgccagtaatgaaggattttcaacttcttttctctaaccgagggaataatagcacgtttcattaaattgccaaaccctcaagataattttcttcaatttgatgaagaacatcctgccggtggagcattgctttgtcctgctagtggagcatcatattgtcctgccggtgaagcatttgttggttctacaggtggaggagtaaccccaatatttagatcaccttttttaatccattgctttgaaaattcttgcttaacctcttcaaccttttctttagctttcaagctagtacttttgttatctaccggtgtacctttacttctacagaatttagcaatatgaccaatcttgttacatgcataacaagttacattatttttctgaatagctttcccataacctatgccggtttgtgttctgcatttcatagttgaaaatctcggactcgcctcggactcggcaaaccaaaattttggactcggactcggactcgtgaaagactcgcgaaagactcggcaaagactcggcaaaaaaaaaaaaccgtagttttacaaaaaaacataaagaaattaatgcatttagagaacataagtgccataattgaaacattacacatgtcatatgatctacaaagtacaaacacgcaatatttgaaatttcatcattcatggcagcatattcaagtttcaagtttcaactctaaaatgtataatactataatggcagcataagtatataaatgttcacaaaattacatataatgatatgtccaagtccaactgcaaatgtgaaaaacagcaatgtgaatgaacaaaccaaagagaagactacatcttcctctttgtatttttcctaatatagctcaatttttcaggccttgagctagaagtagtagcagtgggtgttgtggtatctaaatggtgagatgagtCTTCTTCAAAGTCatagtcctcatcatcatcctcatcttcgtcctcatcttcatccaatcttgctccttctgcatcttgtgctgctcctctctctatttctgcaatttcttcttcggtaaggaggacatcatcaccatcattttgttcattcatggtccaatcaccatatggatcaatttcatccaagtcaatggcctcatgtgaaacaccctccacttGTCTAACTCGAAGGCAAAGGTTGTACCgaacaaatactagatcattgagccgcttttgtgacaatctatttctcttctttgtgtgaatgctttcaaagacactccaatttcgttcacacccagaagcactgcatggctgagacaaaacacggatagctatcttttgaagattaggcgtgccggcaccataattctcccaccataaatctacaaaaaacatttagaaatattagaattgagaaaaaaatgtaacaatcaagtttgtaggttttttcttgcactattgaactaagttactaaatgttttacctggttgttgttttcctctcctatcaattgctagttgtgatgagaagagtctcccctctgcacttttgtagatcttgaacaatggaatgaacatttccaaattcagaaatagatactagatagtcaaagtgtcaaactcaaattcaataatgaacatttccgaattcataaataaagatagagcaattgcaaatgtcaaatctcacctccaactcatcaagaaccttgtctctcaactcaggattaggtgtcatcttatcaatgcatgtaataacacctgccatgacctcctcatcagccctaaatgaatcagagaagtagaatttcgggttcaaaaagtaggcgaaggcatgtatcggttggtggagttggtttgtccacctacgatcaatgatgcgccaaaagatttcacattttcttgcatttccacgatagtaatgtgaaatggcctctttggccctatccatggcctcataaatgaaacccattggcatgccctctccatccaccatatgAAGAACCCTcaccaaaggttctgtcacctaaaaaaattaaaacaaattttaaattaatacaaaatcaacccctaaaaaataaaatcagcaaatagacaagattgtataaactttacttttgtgtttgttacttaccgcagtcaactcctctccacttttattgaacccATCATCAAAAACAATGGtcacaatcttctctgcttcaggtcttttggagtatgcagaccccaaccaagcatctgacacaaacatctgcttaagatgaggaatggcactaagaatgctctgcaaagtgataaagtggctagcaaatcgtgtcactccaggtcgcacaaggtccttgccatttgtgtattttctcatcaaagcaagcacccaagtatggttgtagatgaatttggtgacactttttgcatcttcaaccaccttcttcacccatccaatcttcccaatgtcctctagcaccaagtccaagcaatgtgcagcacaaggactccatgtaatcgaaggatgcctctgcataagcattctacctgcagatacatatgcagctgcgttgtccgtgataatttggacaacattctcaactccaacttcccgaaccacaccatccaacagattacacaaagtctctgcattttttatttcatttgaggcatcaacagactttatgaataccattgcaccatttgaagccaccaagaagttgagaagagtcctattccgtccatctgtccatccatcagataaaatgctgcatccttttctcttccaataccttttctgatcatcaaccacaccttctgtatttttcacagctttctctagcaatggcccactgaagtcatgacctgttggggccttaaaccccttacccgccactgtacatgcattaacaaaactttcccaatacacattgtttgctgcattgaaagatagattattgtaaaaccaaaagtttgaagctgctatccgtgcttgttcatgcttctctttattccatcctgtaccttcaagtgaaggttgtgcacctggaacattgtgtggtacaaaaaaattagggtctgatctaacaggagtgccactagcctcaccctcattgtcaccaaaagatgaaagtgactgacgaCCCCGACTATGACCAATGGGACCtgaagtggacaatgtgggattcattgcagctgctatggcttctcttgttttttgcctttcttccttatgcatatcattctcagcaagaatggccttcatctctctaataatttcaggagttgatttggggcatgcctccacaccatatccaggtatttgtgcaaggtggtattttaatctattgattccaccaaTCATCCATCTTGTgcattcggtgcaagtgacctccccctttttgcttcctgcaatcccatatttccaagctttatctctttgtcttcctgaccttggggttgcccttggagttgaacttgccattgctgatttaacatgaaaaaaaaaaaatcagcagggttttatggaaaatcaacaaaaaaaatgacaatgaatcatttgggaaaaatagcattcaaaaacaagaaaaaaaaaagaggaaataacttaggaaagaaaatagaaaaaaatttggcagcatatccccttgtttttcaagatttttttcagtttcaaaacaatgaaatgattcaaatgaaaaaaaaaaagaaggagaaaaatccttacctagatctctcttgCTGATTTTTCCTTCTTCCCTCTACTCCTCCAAACCCTTCTAACCTGCTCCAGCCAAAAAAAACCCAAATTgaagtcaaaaaatgaaaaaaaaattggttttaagCCCCACGGGCGCGTTTTTTCTGGGCCCGCGAGTCCctgtgaaagactcgcgagtccgagcgaaagactcgcgcgagtctttgcgaaagactcgcgagtctttcgcaggGACTCGCCTGGACTCGCCACGCGAGTCCTAGGTGAGTCGACTCGGCTCGCcaaaggactcgcgagtccgtggcgagtccgaggcgagtcaaagagttttaaaactatgttgcatttatttgataaatgaccaaatcttccacaaacataacatcttacattcattctgcaattttcagagttatgaccaattttgttgcatttggtgcattgaccggtgggaggattgatgttctgataattcctagatctacattcatttgccctatgacaatatttattatagttaaagcattttccattgaatttgtaagtattagagggtcttaccggtttgctttgatcctgggtatttgcaataccggagctttctccaacttcaaatccaactccagaagtgtcacctttgggtttttgattcttcaataaggtaccaagttcttctgagcttttcttgaatttttctttgtgttgatttgcagtttccaattccctttccaagatctctttttgtctcattagttcattcgagtcattttgagtatgcattagatctgtcttcaacatgtcattttcatagctaagtcttgtgttctcatttgctgcatcacttagtcttctggtcaattcttcttcattcttctttctgtcctcaatctctttgcagaatctcatagtcatatcctgcatttcattttttgttgtcatgatctcttgtttcaatttgcttatcatatcatttagtgattccttttcatcattttcattttgcaatttttcacaaagttctcttctcttgtttcttgtaacagtaagattttcttgaagtgcctgaataatgtcctgagctgcttgtaaatcatcttctaatttgatatttttcaacttctctgcatcatagtcagtaagagctccttcaagttgcttcatcagattttccatctttattggtgtcaagatcttcctcaagctattaggcttctgaaaatagaggaccaagctctgataccaattgttagggttcccacaaatactgagaggggggggtgaatcagtatctgaccggtaatgaaattttcttaaaactgaatatgcagaatataaagtaacagtataccggtatgcaagaattaatgcaaataataaaatcaaaagcatccacatgaaaagaacaccataacacaagatgtttaacgaggaaacccggtgtggggaaaacctcggtgggatttgtgacccacaatattcacttactggccaataagagaatattacttacaataggggcctgcacatgcaggaaggccaactgcctagagctcactgctcaataagaagtcacactgacttacaatgaggatttacactaatccaatattctatactgctttacaatagcatcttcaatgccagattcagtaccggttcttgctctgttctttacatatacccttgacctacaattcgcacattaggtctgccttataatttatttattgctttctatccatatcctacaaatgcctacaatgatctcttttatatacaagagtcattttacaatttgccaagccggcttacaatgataaacaaaatattacgattcaaaaatcctgtcggcctctgtgccggtatacatatttccttctgtgtcggtgtacatcttctgtgccggtgccggtgtagattgattttgttgattccggagcactgttttgtttgagtaatgctttgccagtg contains:
- the LOC131876309 gene encoding uncharacterized protein LOC131876309, producing MASSTPRATPRSGRQRDKAWKYGIAGSKKGEVTCTECTRWMIGGINRLKYHLAQIPGYGVEACPKSTPEIIREMKAILAENDMHKEERQKTREAIAAAMNPTLSTSGPIGHSRGRQSLSSFGDNEGEASGTPVRSDPNFFVPHNVPGAQPSLEGTGWNKEKHEQARIAASNFWFYNNLSFNAANNVYWESFVNACTVAGKGFKAPTGHDFSGPLLEKAVKNTEGVVDDQKRYWKRKGCSILSDGWTDGRNRTLLNFLVASNGAMVFIKSVDASNEIKNAETLCNLLDGVVREVGVENVVQIITDNAAAYVSAGRMLMQRHPSITWSPCAAHCLDLVLEDIGKIGWVKKVVEDAKSVTKFIYNHTWVLALMRKYTNGKDLVRPGVTRFASHFITLQSILSAIPHLKQMFVSDAWLGSAYSKRPEAEKIVTIVFDDGFNKSGEELTAVSNKHKSKVYTILSIC